A single genomic interval of Spirosoma linguale DSM 74 harbors:
- a CDS encoding beta-lactamase (PFAM: beta-lactamase~KEGG: amc:MADE_01195 penicillin-binding protein): MRIASFLSLLLVFEVAHAQTLPSIPLKMDSLFKGYNQSAGPGCAVAIIQNGQVIFSKGYGMGNLEYTIPVTSKTVFDVASLAKQFTGFAISTLVQEGKITLSDDIRKYLPELPRFAQTITIGHLVHHTSGIRDWPEALMAAGWRYSELCSFQDIMHMVKNQRELDFVPGTEESYSNSGYNILAALVEKVSGQTFPAWTSEHIFKPLQMTSTLFLDDNGRVIPNLAYSYYSNQDIFLKSTDVLTAYGSSSLYTSLEDMAKWVIHFQQALETKDPVFIRMLDTGKLNNGEKVSYGFGLETGTYNGYSTIVHTGAWAGYRTIIRNFPDEKLSVIILSNGDDNSINNQYMAKVVSLFLTDKTKPSTPVPTITSVKVNPERLKKYVGLYKWRPGEVHISLEKDTIRFQFIGEDSYPTIALNDSTFMLTVAGLPIVFHQSKGGAVNSFTFKDRLGKKFTPHSASADELKTYVGTYFSQELQAEYTVGIQANKLVVRHFRRGDFPMSSNMKDEFTGDLGVVRFIRNNRQQVRGFNLSGERVRNIYFDKKH, from the coding sequence ATGAGAATTGCGTCTTTTTTAAGTCTACTTTTAGTTTTCGAGGTCGCCCACGCTCAAACGCTACCATCCATACCCTTAAAGATGGATTCCCTATTTAAGGGCTACAATCAATCTGCTGGACCCGGTTGCGCCGTGGCAATTATACAAAACGGCCAAGTTATCTTTAGTAAGGGGTATGGAATGGGCAATCTGGAGTATACTATTCCCGTCACGTCGAAAACCGTATTTGATGTGGCTTCCTTAGCGAAGCAGTTTACCGGGTTTGCCATTTCTACCTTAGTGCAGGAAGGGAAGATAACGTTAAGTGATGACATTAGAAAATACTTACCCGAATTGCCAAGATTCGCTCAGACCATTACGATCGGTCATTTAGTGCACCATACGAGCGGAATTAGAGATTGGCCGGAAGCCTTGATGGCCGCAGGCTGGCGATACAGCGAACTGTGTTCCTTTCAGGATATTATGCATATGGTCAAAAATCAGCGGGAACTAGATTTTGTACCAGGAACAGAAGAGTCATATTCTAATTCAGGCTATAATATTTTAGCCGCCTTGGTGGAAAAGGTGAGTGGTCAGACTTTCCCAGCATGGACCAGCGAACACATTTTTAAACCGCTGCAAATGACCAGTACTCTTTTTTTGGATGACAATGGGCGAGTAATTCCAAACCTAGCTTATTCCTATTACAGTAATCAGGATATATTCTTAAAGAGTACCGATGTACTGACGGCTTACGGATCGAGCTCGTTGTATACAAGTTTAGAGGATATGGCTAAGTGGGTCATTCATTTTCAACAGGCTTTAGAAACTAAGGACCCAGTTTTTATCCGCATGTTGGATACCGGTAAGCTTAATAATGGAGAAAAGGTAAGTTATGGATTTGGCCTGGAAACAGGGACGTATAATGGGTATTCAACTATTGTGCATACGGGTGCTTGGGCTGGTTATCGGACCATTATTAGGAATTTCCCGGATGAGAAACTCTCCGTCATTATCCTAAGCAATGGTGATGATAATAGCATCAATAATCAGTACATGGCAAAAGTGGTTAGTCTGTTTCTAACCGACAAAACGAAGCCATCCACCCCTGTACCAACGATTACCAGTGTAAAAGTTAATCCGGAACGATTGAAAAAATATGTAGGTCTGTATAAGTGGCGGCCAGGAGAGGTACATATTAGTTTAGAAAAAGACACCATAAGATTCCAGTTCATCGGAGAAGATAGCTATCCAACCATTGCCCTCAATGATAGTACGTTTATGTTGACTGTAGCAGGTTTGCCAATAGTTTTTCATCAGAGTAAAGGCGGGGCTGTCAATTCATTCACGTTCAAGGACCGTTTAGGGAAAAAATTCACCCCTCACTCGGCTTCAGCAGACGAGTTGAAGACCTATGTAGGAACCTACTTTAGTCAAGAATTACAGGCGGAATACACGGTTGGTATCCAAGCTAATAAATTAGTCGTTCGCCATTTTCGTCGAGGTGATTTCCCCATGTCTTCCAATATGAAAGATGAATTTACGGGCGATTTAGGAGTTGTACGTTTTATAAGAAACAACAGGCAACAGGTACGAGGATTTAACTTATCAGGCGAACGTGTCAGGAACATATATTTTGACAAAAAGCACTAA
- a CDS encoding protein of unknown function DUF214 (PFAM: protein of unknown function DUF214~KEGG: cps:CPS_4700 ABC transporter, permease protein) encodes MLRNYWITTWRNLVRNRSYTLINLIGLTLGLGVAIMLFWIVRFEYSFDRYHRNNGRLYQVRSHDKYGEANSHVPQGIIKALQTQFPGVAKAASVKGTGNTVSVKIGQQVVNATGFFYAPPTLADMIDLVWVSGSPKQSLTAPNQVVLDEKTAQQWFGHNALGKTLRLDNVATLTVSGIIRNVKPNSMLPIRVLVSYATLPIVQEMYKNENHWGGGDSKFHGYVLLEPGALPTTIETGLNRLAARHRKESDYISYDLMPLPDAHFDSDIDAFNYTIAGWMVYTLAGIGVLLISLAGINFINLATVQATQRSREIAVRKVLGSSRSQLISQFFGETALLVFLAIGLGSLLATQLIQFADRLLNTQVGQSTIWNGSTLIFLLSLGTLVTLLAGSYPALVLSGFQPVRVLRGRFSGPRRGIPLRQTLVVVQFVIAQVLVICTLLGIKQIRYMYQKDLGFDKQSVVTVDMPERDNVVLRERFRQQLRQHPEIKDVAFGLTTPSSSHNWWWNTVRHRNLPNGEYTFRFQHVDTNYFQFFKIPLVAGRSWNRADTNTVAIINEKAARDLGFQTPERAIGERINLYYDKPFTILGVVKDYHSQSLRSSIVPHIFLYTDGNFQTASIRIDPQQTTKAIAHIEQYWKGLFPNAYFRPTFLDQDLRAFYDDERKLTNFLTLFAFVGIFIGCLGLFGLVSFVVTQRTKEIGVRKVLGASVAGIVALLSKDFLKLVLIAFMIASPIAYYAMSQFLKDYEYKITIEWWVFALAGLLGVSIALLTVSFQSVKAALMNPVNSLRSD; translated from the coding sequence ATGCTACGAAATTATTGGATTACAACCTGGAGAAATCTGGTGCGTAACCGAAGCTATACGCTGATCAACCTAATTGGGTTAACGCTGGGGCTGGGCGTAGCGATTATGCTGTTTTGGATTGTCAGGTTCGAGTACAGTTTTGACCGGTATCACCGAAATAACGGCCGATTATACCAAGTTCGTAGCCACGACAAATACGGCGAAGCAAACTCCCATGTGCCACAGGGGATAATCAAGGCGTTGCAGACGCAGTTTCCTGGCGTGGCAAAAGCGGCTAGTGTAAAAGGCACCGGCAATACAGTGAGCGTAAAGATTGGCCAGCAGGTAGTTAACGCGACCGGCTTTTTCTATGCACCACCGACACTGGCCGACATGATTGACCTAGTCTGGGTAAGCGGTTCGCCGAAGCAATCCCTGACGGCTCCCAATCAGGTGGTGCTGGACGAAAAAACCGCCCAGCAGTGGTTTGGGCATAATGCGCTGGGTAAAACACTCCGATTGGATAATGTCGCTACGCTGACGGTTTCGGGCATTATTCGAAACGTCAAACCAAATTCAATGTTGCCCATTCGGGTACTTGTCTCCTACGCAACCCTACCCATTGTGCAGGAGATGTACAAAAACGAGAATCACTGGGGCGGGGGCGATTCAAAATTTCATGGGTACGTACTACTCGAACCGGGTGCATTGCCAACAACGATTGAAACGGGGCTGAACCGGCTGGCGGCCCGCCACAGAAAAGAATCCGATTATATATCGTACGATCTAATGCCCTTACCGGATGCTCATTTCGATTCGGACATAGATGCCTTCAATTATACCATCGCCGGTTGGATGGTGTATACACTGGCGGGTATTGGCGTACTGCTCATAAGCCTGGCCGGTATCAATTTTATCAACCTGGCTACCGTGCAGGCGACGCAGCGAAGCCGCGAGATTGCCGTACGGAAAGTGCTGGGCAGCAGTCGTTCACAGCTCATCTCGCAGTTTTTCGGGGAAACGGCCTTGCTGGTTTTCTTGGCCATTGGCTTAGGTAGTTTACTGGCGACGCAGTTGATCCAATTCGCTGACCGATTGTTGAATACACAGGTCGGACAGTCGACGATCTGGAATGGCAGCACCCTTATCTTTCTGCTCAGTCTGGGCACGTTGGTAACCTTACTGGCAGGTAGCTATCCAGCCCTAGTCTTATCGGGGTTCCAGCCGGTGCGCGTGCTGCGCGGGCGTTTTTCAGGACCGCGCCGGGGCATACCCCTTCGGCAAACATTGGTAGTCGTGCAATTCGTGATTGCCCAGGTACTGGTTATCTGTACGCTGTTGGGTATTAAGCAGATTCGGTATATGTACCAGAAAGACTTGGGGTTCGATAAACAGTCCGTCGTGACCGTCGACATGCCGGAACGAGACAATGTCGTTCTGCGCGAACGATTCCGGCAACAGCTGCGTCAGCATCCGGAAATCAAGGACGTAGCGTTCGGACTAACCACGCCGTCGAGCAGTCACAACTGGTGGTGGAATACGGTACGTCATCGTAATCTGCCAAACGGCGAATACACATTCCGGTTTCAGCACGTAGACACCAATTATTTTCAATTCTTTAAGATTCCACTGGTCGCTGGTCGGTCGTGGAACCGCGCCGACACGAACACGGTAGCTATCATCAACGAGAAAGCCGCCCGCGATTTGGGCTTCCAAACGCCGGAACGGGCCATTGGCGAACGGATCAATCTTTACTATGACAAACCCTTCACCATACTGGGGGTGGTGAAAGATTACCACTCGCAGAGCCTGCGGTCGTCAATAGTGCCCCACATATTTCTATACACCGACGGGAATTTTCAGACGGCTAGTATCCGTATCGACCCTCAGCAAACCACAAAAGCCATTGCCCACATTGAGCAATACTGGAAGGGTCTGTTCCCCAATGCTTATTTTAGGCCGACCTTTCTGGACCAGGACCTGCGAGCTTTTTACGATGACGAACGTAAACTAACCAACTTTCTAACGCTGTTTGCCTTCGTTGGTATCTTCATCGGCTGCCTTGGTTTATTCGGTTTGGTGTCGTTCGTGGTGACACAACGGACAAAAGAAATCGGTGTTCGCAAAGTGCTCGGCGCGAGCGTTGCGGGTATTGTCGCTCTACTCTCTAAAGACTTTCTGAAATTAGTCCTGATCGCTTTCATGATTGCCAGCCCGATTGCGTATTACGCCATGAGCCAGTTTTTAAAAGACTACGAGTACAAAATCACGATTGAGTGGTGGGTGTTTGCCCTGGCCGGTTTACTAGGGGTTAGTATTGCCCTGTTGACAGTGAGTTTCCAGAGTGTAAAAGCGGCTCTGATGAATCCAGTTAACTCGCTGAGAAGCGATTAA
- a CDS encoding transcriptional regulator, AraC family (PFAM: helix-turn-helix- domain containing protein AraC type~SMART: Helix-turn-helix, AraC domain~KEGG: scl:sce6224 AraC family transcriptional regulator) yields MIHYDTIKKFADKFNNRTQHPLISLVDFNQSKLLLREKFTLSLFAIIIKETNCGDIRYGNQYYDYAEGTMVFFGPGQTITNEPEGEPHQPYGKALVFHPDLIKGTMLGKQIHDYSFFSYQSHEALHLSDKERAVVTTCFNNITGEISQNIDRHSKQLIVANLELLLKYCLRFYDRQFITREHAHHGIMEQFEVKLNEYLFGEKLGTEGIPTVAYFAQKLNLSPNYFGDLIKKETGKSALEFIQLHLIDLAKERLFDTSKSVSQIAYELGFKYPQHFTRFFKQKAGVSPIEYRGLN; encoded by the coding sequence ATGATCCACTACGACACGATCAAAAAATTTGCGGACAAGTTCAATAATCGAACCCAGCATCCGCTCATCAGTCTGGTTGATTTTAATCAGTCGAAGCTCCTTCTGCGGGAGAAGTTTACGCTCAGCCTTTTCGCCATTATTATCAAAGAGACGAACTGCGGTGATATTCGGTACGGCAACCAGTATTATGATTATGCCGAAGGAACTATGGTCTTTTTTGGGCCTGGACAGACTATAACGAATGAGCCGGAAGGTGAACCGCATCAACCGTATGGGAAGGCCCTGGTTTTTCATCCCGACCTGATTAAAGGCACCATGCTGGGTAAACAGATCCACGACTATTCGTTTTTCAGTTACCAGTCCCATGAGGCCCTGCATCTTTCCGACAAAGAAAGAGCCGTCGTGACGACTTGCTTTAATAATATAACGGGCGAAATCAGCCAAAACATTGATCGCCACAGTAAGCAGCTGATCGTGGCGAACCTGGAGTTGCTCTTAAAATACTGTCTGCGCTTTTATGATCGCCAATTCATCACCCGGGAGCACGCTCATCACGGCATCATGGAACAATTCGAAGTGAAACTAAACGAGTATTTATTCGGAGAAAAGTTAGGTACAGAAGGCATCCCTACCGTCGCCTACTTCGCCCAGAAGCTGAACTTATCGCCCAATTACTTCGGCGATCTGATCAAGAAGGAAACTGGAAAGTCGGCCCTGGAATTCATCCAACTGCATCTGATTGACCTGGCGAAAGAGCGGCTGTTCGACACCAGTAAATCGGTGAGCCAAATAGCCTATGAACTAGGGTTCAAGTATCCCCAGCATTTTACCCGGTTCTTCAAACAAAAAGCGGGAGTTTCGCCGATTGAGTATCGTGGTTTGAATTAG
- a CDS encoding hypothetical protein (KEGG: lhk:LHK_02162 hypothetical protein) produces MKLPGDLTARLGNFILANAMKQTQMLLLPLLLGFLSTLACTTDDPMNLENPIPPAGNTAATNPGNPNRSNRLRIRIGTDTFTATLLDNPSVEAFKARLPLTIVMKELNGNEKFVDLPTSLPTSASNPGAIQAGDLMLYGSSTLVLFYETFQTSYRYTKLGRIENSTGLAAALGTAKITVTFELE; encoded by the coding sequence ATGAAGCTACCGGGTGATTTGACAGCTCGTTTAGGAAACTTCATTCTAGCCAACGCTATGAAACAAACCCAGATGCTGCTACTGCCTTTACTACTGGGATTCCTCAGTACCCTGGCTTGTACAACCGACGATCCGATGAACCTGGAGAACCCCATTCCGCCAGCCGGTAACACCGCGGCCACCAACCCTGGCAATCCGAATCGTTCTAATCGGTTACGTATTCGGATTGGCACCGACACGTTCACGGCGACCTTACTGGATAACCCGTCTGTAGAGGCTTTCAAAGCGCGGTTACCGCTAACGATCGTTATGAAGGAGCTCAACGGCAACGAAAAGTTTGTGGATCTGCCTACCAGCTTGCCCACCAGTGCCTCTAATCCCGGCGCCATTCAGGCGGGAGATCTGATGCTTTACGGTTCCAGCACCCTGGTACTCTTTTACGAAACGTTCCAGACCTCGTATAGGTACACCAAGCTCGGACGGATCGAAAATTCGACGGGGCTGGCAGCGGCCTTAGGTACGGCCAAAATAACCGTCACCTTTGAGTTGGAATAA